A window from Streptomyces sp. NBC_00335 encodes these proteins:
- a CDS encoding helix-turn-helix domain-containing protein → MELLSVKEAAALLGVDDSRVRQLLHDGKLQGQRVGGRWLVAGDSVRDRKDRGRRSRRPLSARNAWGVLAVLDGHQPVGLSDAEKSRVRTRLRNLLAHGHLSPALVQELLAARAEVRSYRVHSGVLPVLLAAQDVVRGGASAAAQAGADYISLGPAEIYVHPDRVEKLEAAFGMVRDEERGNVSVRIPPSEMWPFLTSRSEAPGQGHDVPASVVAADLLDLHESRADAAAAGLLESLLTRYAQPRRV, encoded by the coding sequence ATGGAACTGCTGTCGGTGAAAGAGGCTGCGGCCCTGCTCGGGGTGGATGATTCCCGCGTCCGTCAGTTGCTGCATGACGGAAAGCTGCAGGGGCAGCGGGTCGGTGGCCGTTGGCTGGTTGCCGGGGACAGCGTCCGGGATCGTAAAGACCGGGGCCGCCGTTCGCGGAGACCGCTGTCGGCCCGCAATGCATGGGGCGTTCTGGCGGTGCTGGACGGCCATCAGCCGGTGGGCCTGTCCGATGCAGAGAAGTCCCGGGTGAGGACGCGGTTGCGGAACCTCCTTGCCCACGGGCACCTGTCTCCAGCTCTGGTCCAGGAACTCCTTGCCGCCCGTGCCGAGGTTCGCTCGTACCGCGTTCATTCAGGCGTACTGCCAGTTCTGCTCGCCGCTCAGGATGTGGTGCGGGGAGGAGCGAGTGCTGCGGCACAGGCAGGGGCGGACTACATCTCCCTCGGCCCTGCGGAGATCTACGTACACCCCGACCGGGTCGAAAAGCTGGAAGCCGCGTTCGGCATGGTCCGTGATGAAGAGCGGGGCAATGTCTCGGTCCGAATCCCCCCGTCGGAGATGTGGCCGTTCTTGACCTCAAGGTCTGAAGCCCCAGGGCAGGGCCATGACGTCCCCGCCTCAGTGGTGGCGGCCGACTTGCTGGACCTCCATGAGAGCCGAGCCGACGCTGCCGCAGCTGGGTTGCTCGAGTCCCTGCTGACTCGCTACGCGCAGCCTCGGAGGGTGTGA